In a genomic window of Persicobacter psychrovividus:
- a CDS encoding SDR family oxidoreductase, protein MSVLNSFNLEGKVALVTGCKRGIGMGMAVALAEAGADIIGVSASLEKSGSQVEKAVTAVGRKFSAYTCDFSNREALYAFIKEVKEDHPVVDILVNNAGTILRAPAVEHPDEMWDKVIEVNQNAQFILTREFGKEMVARRAGKIVFTASLLTFQGGITVPGYAASKGAIGQMTMAFANEWASKGVNVNAIAPGYIDTDNTEALRNDPVRSEQILSRIPAGRWGKPTDFAGPVVFLCSEASAYMQGAVMLVDGGWMGR, encoded by the coding sequence ATGAGCGTTTTAAATTCATTTAACTTAGAAGGAAAAGTAGCCTTAGTTACAGGTTGTAAAAGAGGTATTGGTATGGGGATGGCCGTGGCATTGGCCGAAGCTGGTGCAGATATCATCGGCGTAAGTGCTTCTTTAGAAAAATCAGGTAGTCAGGTAGAAAAAGCAGTAACAGCTGTTGGTCGTAAATTCTCGGCATACACCTGCGACTTTTCCAATCGTGAAGCGCTTTATGCTTTCATTAAAGAAGTAAAAGAAGATCACCCGGTGGTTGACATTCTTGTCAATAATGCGGGTACAATTCTAAGAGCTCCTGCTGTTGAGCATCCAGATGAAATGTGGGATAAAGTGATTGAAGTGAACCAAAACGCACAATTTATCCTAACCCGAGAATTCGGTAAAGAAATGGTGGCTCGTCGTGCGGGTAAAATCGTATTTACAGCCTCTCTTTTGACTTTCCAAGGTGGAATTACTGTTCCTGGATATGCAGCATCAAAAGGAGCCATTGGCCAGATGACAATGGCCTTTGCCAATGAGTGGGCCTCAAAAGGGGTAAATGTAAACGCAATTGCACCAGGTTATATTGATACAGACAATACGGAAGCTCTGCGTAATGATCCGGTAAGGTCGGAGCAAATTTTATCACGAATCCCTGCCGGACGTTGGGGTAAACCAACGGATTTCGCAGGCCCAGTGGTTTTCCTATGCTCTGAAGCAAGTGCCTATATGCAAGGGGCGGTTATGCTTGTTGATGGTGGTTGGATGGGGCGCTAA